A part of Candidatus Electrothrix aestuarii genomic DNA contains:
- a CDS encoding DNA topoisomerase IV subunit B codes for MSEHQYDESKIKTLSSLEHIRKRPGMYIGRLGNGSDPDDGIYILLKEVIDNAVDEYIMGYGKQVDISIDANGRCRIRDYGRGIPLGKVVECVSVINTGAKYNTDVFQFSVGLNGVGTKAVNALSEHFTVCAFREGQFKKAIFEHGTLIEEEEGKTEEKDGTLIEFLPDTESFPSYSFDMDYVDQRLWRYAYLNAGLTLYLDAPASARDTETSQPATKKYYSAKGLLDLLSKELGDRGIYPPIQSSGTALEFAFTHTDDYSETYYSFVNGTYTSEGGTHLSAFREGILKGVNEFSDKKYTGKDVRDGIVGTLAVKVQEPVFESQTKNKLGNTDIKGWIVNEVRKAVATYLYKHPECTEIFMDKVQRNERIRKELQSVRKEAKAKAKKISFKIPQLKDCKHHPSRQKPSKKSQENMIFITEGQSAAGSIVSSRDPMTQAVFSLKGKPMNVFGQRLDILYKNDEMYSLMQSLNIEDSIADLRFDKIIMATDADVDGLHIRNLLLTFFLHYFEPLIKLGHVYILETPIFRARNKKQTIYCYSDQEKAKAINKLKGKGNASSVEVTRFKGLGEISPPEFKQFIGPDMRLQHVRLDSLSEVGKVLNFYMGKNTPDRRQYIMEHLVVRPV; via the coding sequence GTGTCAGAACATCAATACGACGAATCGAAGATCAAAACCCTCAGCTCTTTGGAGCACATCCGTAAACGCCCCGGCATGTATATCGGCCGACTCGGCAACGGCTCGGACCCTGACGATGGTATCTACATCCTCCTGAAAGAGGTGATTGATAATGCTGTAGACGAATATATCATGGGATACGGCAAACAGGTGGATATCTCTATTGATGCAAACGGACGTTGCCGTATTCGTGATTATGGTCGTGGCATCCCCTTGGGTAAAGTTGTTGAATGCGTGTCCGTCATCAACACAGGAGCTAAGTACAATACCGATGTCTTTCAATTTTCTGTGGGACTGAACGGGGTTGGCACCAAGGCGGTGAATGCCCTTTCTGAGCACTTCACAGTCTGCGCCTTTCGTGAAGGTCAATTTAAAAAAGCAATCTTTGAGCATGGCACATTGATTGAAGAGGAAGAGGGTAAAACCGAAGAGAAAGACGGCACATTGATTGAGTTTCTTCCTGACACCGAGTCCTTTCCCAGTTATTCTTTTGACATGGACTACGTGGATCAGCGACTCTGGCGATATGCCTACCTGAACGCGGGCTTGACCCTCTATCTTGATGCACCGGCATCTGCCAGGGACACTGAGACCTCCCAACCAGCAACGAAAAAATATTATTCAGCAAAAGGGCTTCTTGATCTACTCAGCAAAGAACTGGGTGACAGAGGAATCTATCCACCTATCCAATCTTCCGGTACGGCCCTTGAATTCGCCTTTACCCACACAGACGATTACAGCGAGACCTATTATTCCTTTGTTAATGGGACCTATACCTCTGAGGGAGGAACCCATCTTTCCGCCTTTCGGGAAGGAATCCTCAAAGGGGTCAATGAATTTTCCGACAAAAAATACACAGGAAAGGATGTGCGGGATGGGATTGTCGGTACCCTTGCTGTTAAAGTACAGGAGCCGGTTTTTGAGTCCCAGACCAAAAACAAACTGGGGAACACCGATATCAAAGGATGGATAGTTAACGAGGTTCGAAAAGCCGTTGCCACCTATCTGTACAAACACCCGGAATGTACAGAAATATTTATGGACAAGGTCCAACGGAATGAACGCATCCGCAAGGAATTACAATCTGTTCGTAAGGAAGCCAAGGCCAAAGCGAAAAAAATTTCCTTCAAAATCCCCCAGCTCAAAGACTGCAAACACCACCCTTCCCGGCAAAAGCCCTCGAAAAAAAGTCAGGAGAATATGATCTTCATCACCGAGGGACAATCTGCTGCGGGCTCTATTGTCTCCTCCCGTGATCCCATGACCCAGGCGGTTTTTTCCCTCAAGGGAAAGCCGATGAATGTATTCGGCCAACGGCTTGACATCCTCTACAAAAATGATGAGATGTACTCTCTGATGCAAAGCCTCAATATTGAGGATTCCATTGCTGACCTGCGCTTTGACAAGATTATCATGGCAACAGATGCGGACGTGGACGGATTACATATCCGCAATCTTCTCCTTACTTTTTTTCTCCATTATTTTGAACCCTTGATCAAACTCGGGCATGTTTACATACTGGAGACCCCTATTTTTCGGGCCAGAAATAAAAAGCAGACCATCTATTGCTATTCAGACCAGGAAAAAGCAAAGGCAATTAACAAATTGAAGGGGAAAGGCAACGCCTCTTCCGTAGAAGTGACCCGCTTCAAGGGACTCGGGGAGATATCACCGCCGGAATTTAAGCAGTTCATCGGCCCGGATATGCGACTTCAGCACGTGCGGCTGGACAGCCTGTCTGAAGTCGGCAAGGTTCTTAATTTTTATATGGGAAAAAATACGCCTGATCGCCGCCAGTATATCATGGAGCATCTGGTAGTCCGACCAGTATAG
- the priA gene encoding primosomal protein N', translating into MTYYEVAVAAPLFDTLTYTQPPEEREVVPLGIRVLVPLRNRLVTGYIISSSNTPPELSYPIKALAERLDTAPLFPEQLIPFFRWLAAYYHYPLGEVIQTALPSGLRAGSGYEIILTETGRQQLPVALTTVKKRAAWMDRLLAKGAIQPGTTKAIRTKPAMQRLLRTWQTEGWIEIKEVLVNSAIKAKKETVVRLNSKLQEALPLYQSIEIPEKKKQTTTTLPLPLGIQEELKKSERKTLELFFQHCKGSPVLPRSELTRQYSGAGQALHSLADAGLISLEEQRVYRDPFGKVPPFFPQPETLTLEQQQVIGTLKEALDKGGFQPFLLHGVTGCGKTEVYLRATEHCLKAGKSVLILVPEIALSSQLEGHFYSRFGDILAILHSGIAKGERFDQWQRILQGKVRIVIGARSAVFAPLAKPGLIIVDEEHEPAYKQDDGLRYNGRDLAVLRAKFAECPILLASATPSVTSFYHAEQGKYRLLSMTKRVHDQAMPEVRIIDLRDKKQSPQSSFFSEQLLSALAQNLEKRQQSLLFVNRRGYAAFMLCRDCGHIIQCRHCKVSLTLHHKDNRLLCHYCGYSTTPNLICPDCGSSSIIGLGVGSERIEQEVRQVFPNAKVVRLDSDTTRDRKAYLRILEQVRNQEVDILVGTQMVAKGLHFPAMTLVGIVWADSGLGLPDYKAAERSYQLLAQVTGRAGRGEHPGKVIIQTHQPQHYVIEFAQSHAYQKLYTQELALRKALAYPPFGRLVNIRFSGKEEADVQKTAKAAASFLRSILTAQKTTEQSVEILGPAPAPLAMIRQRFRWQLLLKSGTPEFLHYLCDLLLENKKKFCGKDVRMTLDVDPENML; encoded by the coding sequence ATGACCTATTATGAAGTTGCTGTCGCCGCTCCTCTTTTCGACACCCTTACCTACACACAACCACCTGAGGAAAGAGAGGTTGTACCTCTCGGGATACGAGTCTTAGTCCCCCTCCGTAACCGTCTCGTTACCGGTTATATTATCTCCTCATCCAACACTCCTCCTGAGCTCTCGTACCCAATCAAAGCTCTTGCCGAACGGCTTGATACGGCGCCTCTTTTTCCGGAACAGCTCATTCCCTTTTTTCGTTGGCTCGCGGCCTATTACCATTATCCCCTCGGTGAGGTCATTCAAACCGCCCTGCCCTCCGGCCTCCGAGCGGGCTCTGGTTACGAAATTATCCTGACAGAAACAGGTCGTCAGCAACTACCGGTCGCGCTTACCACAGTAAAAAAACGCGCCGCATGGATGGACCGCTTACTCGCCAAGGGCGCAATCCAACCGGGAACGACCAAGGCCATACGAACCAAACCTGCCATGCAGCGCTTGCTCCGAACATGGCAGACCGAGGGATGGATAGAAATAAAGGAGGTACTTGTCAACTCGGCAATCAAGGCCAAAAAAGAAACCGTGGTCAGATTGAACTCCAAACTTCAAGAAGCCCTCCCCCTCTACCAATCAATAGAAATACCTGAGAAAAAGAAGCAAACAACGACTACACTCCCCCTCCCCTTAGGGATACAAGAGGAATTGAAAAAATCTGAGCGGAAAACCCTGGAGCTTTTTTTCCAACATTGCAAGGGTTCACCTGTTCTTCCCCGTTCTGAGCTGACCCGGCAATATTCCGGCGCAGGTCAGGCACTGCATAGCCTGGCGGATGCTGGCCTGATCAGCCTTGAGGAACAGCGTGTCTATCGAGACCCCTTTGGCAAGGTGCCTCCTTTTTTTCCTCAGCCAGAGACTCTCACTCTGGAACAACAGCAAGTTATCGGAACGCTCAAGGAGGCGCTGGACAAGGGAGGCTTTCAACCCTTTCTCCTGCACGGTGTGACCGGTTGTGGCAAAACAGAGGTGTACCTGCGGGCAACGGAACATTGCCTCAAGGCCGGGAAATCAGTTCTCATCTTGGTACCGGAGATAGCCCTTTCCTCGCAACTGGAAGGTCACTTTTATTCCCGTTTTGGTGACATCCTGGCCATACTCCACAGCGGTATTGCAAAGGGAGAACGCTTTGATCAATGGCAGCGAATTCTTCAGGGTAAAGTACGGATTGTCATAGGGGCCCGCTCTGCCGTCTTTGCCCCACTCGCTAAACCGGGTCTGATTATTGTGGATGAGGAACATGAGCCTGCCTATAAACAGGACGACGGACTCCGTTATAACGGACGAGATCTGGCCGTGTTACGAGCAAAATTCGCCGAGTGCCCGATCCTCCTTGCCTCGGCAACGCCTTCTGTAACCAGTTTTTATCATGCGGAACAGGGGAAATACCGTCTCCTGAGCATGACCAAGCGGGTACATGATCAGGCCATGCCCGAAGTACGCATTATTGACCTTCGGGATAAAAAACAATCTCCTCAAAGCAGTTTCTTTTCAGAACAACTCCTCAGCGCCTTAGCACAAAATTTGGAAAAGCGGCAACAAAGCCTGCTTTTTGTCAATCGGCGCGGCTATGCCGCCTTTATGCTCTGCCGAGACTGTGGTCACATTATTCAGTGCCGCCACTGCAAGGTTTCCCTCACTCTTCATCACAAGGATAATCGCCTGCTCTGCCATTACTGCGGCTACTCAACAACACCAAACCTCATCTGCCCGGACTGCGGTTCCAGCTCGATTATCGGCCTGGGCGTAGGGTCGGAACGAATCGAACAGGAAGTCCGTCAAGTCTTTCCCAATGCAAAAGTCGTCCGCCTGGATAGTGATACAACACGAGACCGCAAGGCCTATCTGCGTATTTTAGAACAGGTACGCAATCAAGAGGTGGATATCCTGGTCGGAACACAAATGGTCGCAAAAGGCCTCCATTTTCCAGCCATGACCCTTGTAGGAATCGTTTGGGCAGACAGTGGGCTGGGACTTCCTGATTATAAGGCCGCTGAACGTTCCTACCAGCTCCTGGCACAGGTAACAGGACGGGCCGGACGCGGAGAACATCCGGGTAAGGTTATCATCCAGACCCACCAACCGCAGCACTATGTCATCGAATTTGCTCAATCCCATGCATATCAAAAATTATATACCCAGGAACTCGCCCTAAGGAAAGCTCTGGCGTATCCCCCTTTCGGCAGGCTGGTCAATATTCGATTCAGCGGCAAAGAGGAAGCTGACGTACAAAAAACAGCAAAAGCTGCTGCATCCTTTCTCCGTTCTATTCTGACTGCACAAAAAACAACAGAACAGAGCGTGGAGATCCTGGGCCCAGCTCCTGCCCCCTTAGCCATGATAAGACAACGCTTTCGTTGGCAATTACTCCTAAAAAGCGGTACACCTGAATTTCTTCACTACCTCTGTGATCTGCTTCTTGAAAATAAAAAAAAGTTTTGCGGGAAGGACGTCCGAATGACGCTTGATGTGGATCCTGAAAATATGCTGTAG
- the galU gene encoding UTP--glucose-1-phosphate uridylyltransferase GalU, with the protein MKKVRKAVIPVAGLGTRFLPATKAIPKEMLTIVDRPTIQYIVEEVVASGIEEVILITSAGKSAIENHFDYNYELDTILKEKNKHALREELSLTSSLIDIVSVRQKEPLGLGHAIWMARKVVGDEPFLVLLGDDLVRSQTPCCRQMIDLYEKVKESIVAIQRVPMDQTYQYGIVEGQETDLDRTFKVDRMVEKPAPGTSNSDMAIIGRYLLMPEIFEALSRTTPGHGGEIQLTDALQAVSNKRGMYAYEFEGKRYDAGDKLGYLKAIIDIALDHPALGEPLRDHISTICGCKKQ; encoded by the coding sequence ATGAAGAAAGTTCGCAAGGCTGTTATTCCTGTTGCCGGGCTCGGCACCAGATTTCTACCGGCAACCAAGGCAATTCCGAAAGAGATGCTCACCATTGTTGATCGCCCGACGATCCAATACATAGTCGAAGAGGTGGTGGCATCGGGTATCGAAGAGGTCATTCTGATTACTTCAGCAGGAAAGTCTGCCATAGAAAATCATTTTGACTATAATTACGAGCTGGACACTATCCTGAAGGAAAAAAACAAGCATGCATTGCGTGAAGAGCTTAGCCTGACCTCCTCACTCATTGATATCGTTTCAGTTCGCCAGAAAGAGCCGCTTGGTTTGGGGCATGCTATCTGGATGGCACGCAAAGTTGTGGGAGATGAACCTTTCCTGGTCCTTCTGGGCGATGACCTAGTTCGCAGCCAGACCCCATGCTGCCGCCAAATGATAGATCTTTACGAAAAAGTTAAAGAGTCCATCGTCGCTATCCAGCGTGTCCCTATGGATCAGACCTATCAATACGGTATTGTTGAAGGGCAGGAAACCGACCTTGACCGTACCTTTAAGGTCGACCGGATGGTAGAAAAACCAGCGCCTGGAACCTCTAACTCTGATATGGCTATTATCGGAAGATATCTCCTCATGCCGGAAATTTTTGAGGCCCTGAGCAGAACCACACCTGGCCACGGCGGGGAAATTCAACTCACTGATGCTCTCCAAGCTGTCTCCAACAAACGTGGCATGTATGCCTATGAGTTTGAAGGAAAACGGTATGATGCTGGCGATAAGCTGGGCTACCTCAAAGCTATTATTGACATAGCCCTTGATCACCCTGCCCTGGGCGAACCCTTACGGGATCATATCAGCACTATCTGCGGCTGCAAAAAACAATAA
- the proC gene encoding pyrroline-5-carboxylate reductase: MKETLSVGMIGGGQMGEALIRGMIESGVAEPGNITVAEPMARRREYLENTYKVKAVETPAEVTEKSRVIILAIKPQIMEPVLRQYCAHLTGDHLLLSIAAGIPLAFIEQIAGTNMRIIRVMPNTPALVLAGASAMSGNENIKQEDMEIAQQIFSAVGTCIEVPENLLNAVTGLSGSGPGYVFTFLEAMIDGGVLAGLPRSVAEQLATQTLYGSAKLALETREPAAVLKGKVTSPGGTTITGIQALEEGGLRGTVMTAVEAATERSRFLGQ, encoded by the coding sequence ATGAAGGAGACATTATCTGTAGGCATGATTGGCGGAGGCCAGATGGGGGAGGCCCTGATTCGCGGCATGATAGAGTCGGGGGTGGCAGAGCCTGGTAATATTACTGTTGCTGAGCCTATGGCGCGGCGACGAGAATATCTTGAAAATACCTATAAGGTAAAGGCTGTAGAAACACCTGCCGAGGTTACTGAGAAGAGCCGCGTTATCATCCTGGCCATAAAACCGCAAATCATGGAGCCGGTGCTTCGCCAGTACTGTGCCCATCTCACCGGGGATCATTTACTTCTTTCTATTGCTGCCGGGATTCCTCTTGCCTTTATTGAGCAGATTGCCGGTACGAATATGCGGATTATCCGGGTCATGCCTAACACACCTGCCTTGGTCTTGGCTGGAGCCTCTGCTATGAGTGGTAATGAGAATATCAAGCAGGAGGATATGGAAATTGCTCAGCAAATTTTCTCGGCAGTGGGCACGTGCATTGAAGTTCCTGAAAATCTCCTTAATGCTGTGACTGGTCTGAGCGGTTCTGGACCAGGCTATGTGTTCACCTTTCTTGAGGCCATGATTGACGGAGGCGTTCTGGCAGGGCTTCCGCGTTCTGTGGCTGAGCAACTGGCTACCCAGACCCTGTATGGATCAGCAAAGCTTGCCTTGGAAACCCGCGAGCCCGCAGCTGTCTTGAAAGGGAAAGTCACTTCTCCTGGCGGAACAACGATAACAGGAATTCAGGCCCTGGAAGAGGGAGGATTGCGCGGCACGGTCATGACTGCTGTGGAGGCGGCCACTGAACGTTCCCGGTTCTTAGGGCAATAA
- a CDS encoding NAD(+)/NADH kinase, whose translation MHIRYAGIITRKDSPNVLRVGQDLAEWYRKRSIKAELDQIDPEMDMLTILGGDGTLLHVADQAARYGIPVVGINLGNLGFLTEVAAEEMYQALDEILLSGVTIEERMMLRAELLYENGESAGKTLFALNEVVIVKSSTEPMMRLGCWADREYITTYKADGLIVSTPTGSTAYNLSAGGPIAHAELRTLLVTPICPFMLESRPVLLSPRTRVTAQLAPPSTNVKVMVDGRLGWTMRANDFLSIEAAVKPLRLISSPHKGYFDILRNKLNWGGRDPGYPLPEALMA comes from the coding sequence ATGCATATTCGCTATGCCGGGATCATTACCCGCAAAGATTCACCCAATGTCCTCCGGGTGGGGCAAGACCTGGCAGAATGGTATCGAAAACGCTCGATAAAGGCGGAGCTGGATCAGATTGATCCGGAAATGGATATGCTGACCATCCTGGGCGGCGACGGAACCTTGCTGCATGTGGCGGATCAGGCAGCACGGTATGGCATTCCGGTGGTGGGCATCAACCTCGGCAATCTTGGTTTTTTGACGGAAGTCGCTGCCGAGGAGATGTACCAGGCCCTTGATGAGATCCTGCTCAGCGGGGTAACCATTGAGGAGCGGATGATGCTCCGGGCTGAGCTGCTGTATGAGAACGGCGAGTCTGCCGGAAAGACCCTGTTTGCCCTCAATGAGGTAGTTATTGTCAAGAGCAGCACCGAGCCGATGATGCGTCTGGGTTGCTGGGCGGATCGGGAGTATATCACTACCTATAAGGCGGACGGCCTGATCGTCTCCACTCCCACAGGTTCCACGGCCTATAATCTCTCAGCGGGTGGTCCCATCGCCCATGCCGAACTCCGTACCCTGCTTGTTACGCCGATTTGTCCTTTTATGCTCGAATCCCGGCCAGTTCTCCTCTCCCCGAGAACCCGGGTGACGGCGCAATTGGCTCCCCCCTCAACTAATGTCAAGGTTATGGTGGATGGCCGCCTGGGGTGGACCATGCGAGCCAACGATTTCCTTTCCATTGAAGCGGCTGTTAAACCGCTGCGTCTGATAAGTTCCCCGCATAAGGGGTATTTCGATATTCTTCGTAATAAACTGAACTGGGGCGGACGCGACCCCGGCTATCCCCTGCCTGAGGCTCTTATGGCCTAG
- the eno gene encoding phosphopyruvate hydratase, translating into MIRPTLSAIKALEILDSRGFPTVRVSVELSDGTKASASVPSGASTGENEAVELRDQDTKRYLGKGVLQAVANVRQLIAPALIGMDPFDQTLIDGQMTALDGTRNKSKLGANAILGVSMAVAKVAAKAAHLPLYRYLGGTGARRMPVPCMNIVNGGAHADNSVDFQEFMAVPVGAPSFREGLRAIAETFHVLKGILNKRGLSTGIGDEGGFAPDFFSNEDAIETIIQAIEQAGYKPGEDISLALDSAASSFALEENGKYDLNRSGAGKMDRGQLIELAGSWIEKYPIISWEDPLAEHDWEGFQQFTAQYGDKIEVVGDDIFVTNTEYIARGIKEGSANSVLIKLNQIGTVTETIEAIRMCREAGWRYFLSHRSGETEDTFLADFSVAMDGGHLKSGSASRSERIAKYNRLLEIEQELGSTAMYYW; encoded by the coding sequence ATGATTCGACCGACTCTTTCCGCAATTAAGGCTTTGGAGATTCTCGACTCACGTGGTTTTCCCACGGTGCGGGTCAGTGTTGAACTCAGCGATGGGACCAAGGCCTCTGCCTCGGTGCCTTCCGGTGCCAGTACCGGAGAAAATGAGGCTGTTGAGCTACGCGACCAGGATACGAAGCGCTACCTTGGCAAAGGCGTGCTCCAGGCTGTGGCCAATGTCCGTCAGCTCATCGCACCGGCCCTGATCGGGATGGACCCCTTTGATCAGACCCTGATTGATGGACAGATGACTGCCCTGGATGGGACCAGGAATAAATCAAAGCTCGGAGCCAATGCCATCCTCGGTGTATCTATGGCTGTGGCCAAGGTAGCAGCCAAGGCCGCGCATCTTCCCCTGTATCGCTATCTGGGCGGGACAGGAGCACGTCGTATGCCGGTTCCCTGTATGAATATCGTGAACGGTGGTGCTCATGCCGATAATAGCGTAGACTTCCAGGAATTCATGGCCGTGCCTGTTGGCGCCCCCAGCTTTCGTGAAGGCCTGCGTGCCATTGCCGAGACCTTCCATGTGCTCAAGGGCATCCTGAATAAACGGGGCTTGTCCACCGGTATTGGCGATGAAGGCGGTTTTGCCCCGGATTTTTTCAGTAATGAGGATGCCATCGAGACCATCATCCAGGCCATTGAGCAGGCTGGTTATAAGCCTGGAGAGGACATCTCTCTGGCCCTGGACAGTGCAGCCTCCTCTTTTGCCCTTGAGGAGAACGGTAAGTATGACCTGAATCGGTCTGGAGCCGGTAAGATGGATAGAGGCCAACTCATTGAGCTGGCAGGCTCATGGATTGAAAAATACCCCATCATCTCCTGGGAAGATCCCCTGGCCGAGCATGATTGGGAGGGTTTTCAGCAATTCACAGCTCAGTACGGGGATAAGATAGAGGTGGTGGGTGATGATATCTTTGTCACTAATACCGAGTACATTGCCAGGGGAATTAAGGAAGGGTCAGCTAATTCCGTCCTGATCAAGCTCAACCAGATCGGCACGGTGACCGAGACCATTGAGGCCATTCGCATGTGCCGGGAAGCGGGCTGGCGTTATTTCCTTTCTCATCGTTCCGGGGAAACCGAGGATACCTTTCTGGCGGACTTTTCCGTGGCAATGGATGGGGGGCATCTCAAGAGTGGTTCGGCCAGCCGCAGTGAGCGTATTGCCAAGTATAACCGACTGCTGGAGATTGAGCAGGAGTTGGGAAGCACGGCTATGTATTATTGGTGA
- a CDS encoding PIN domain-containing protein codes for MTELSFADTNIILYTVGKDSEKKAVARNVLSTNPVISVQVINEAVNVCLRRFSFPPERAYAFADIIMRGTDVRAIDEATVRKSADIALRYRFSNWDSLIVAAALLADCTVLYSEDMQHGQVLEGRMTIVNPFL; via the coding sequence ATGACAGAACTGAGCTTTGCTGATACGAACATAATTCTGTATACCGTCGGTAAAGACAGTGAAAAGAAGGCGGTTGCCCGAAACGTGTTATCGACAAACCCTGTGATAAGTGTGCAAGTCATTAACGAGGCGGTGAATGTATGCCTGCGCCGTTTCTCCTTTCCCCCGGAACGAGCTTATGCCTTTGCCGATATCATCATGCGCGGGACAGATGTGAGGGCGATTGATGAAGCGACTGTACGCAAAAGCGCGGATATTGCTCTTCGATACAGATTTTCCAATTGGGATTCCCTGATTGTCGCGGCAGCGCTTCTTGCGGACTGCACAGTTCTCTATTCAGAAGATATGCAGCACGGGCAGGTTCTTGAAGGTAGGATGACCATTGTTAATCCTTTTTTGTAA